In the genome of Candidatus Bathyarchaeota archaeon, the window ATCTCCCCTCTTTAACTTGGTGCCTTCCTCCACTTTTCTTGAATTTAAATGACAATATATTGTGAGTCGTTGGTCGAAGTGCTGAATAGTAATTCGATGACCATCATCATTATCATATTTACTTTCCACAACTTTTCCAGAAGCTGCTGACAAAATTTCTGTGTTTTGTCTTAGGAAAAAGTCTGTGCCTAAATGGTTATCATAGGTTTGGAATGAAGCTTGGATTCCCATCCAATCTTTTACTACTCCACGTCGCATATCTACATCGACGTAACTCCTATGTCGCGTCTCTACAGTACGACTAGAAAACGGGAGTGTCAAATATCCTTCCATCAGTCCAACATCAAACTTTTGCGGCTTATCCCTAGCAACAACATCATACCCTTTACTGATCTGTCTCACTTCTGCTGCAGATGTGCACATGTGCCTGAATTTCTTGTCCGCGGCTATGTCCAATCTGTACGGTCCGTCCTTTGCGTCCAGTCCATATTTGCCGTAATTATCGGTCTTAGTCTCGCATACGACTCTGTTAGATCTGTCCTTTAACAGAACGGTAGCGTTTGCGATGAACGGCTCCCCTGGGTTTACTGTCCCATTACCGTTGTAGTCGAAGAAGAGCTGTCCGTGAAGAGGGTAGAGGTCGTACTCGGTTTATTTTACTTTTACCATTTTACCGCACCATTTTACCGGTAAAATGGTGCGGGGGGTGGGATTCGAACCCACGAACCCCTTCGGGACAGGCGCCTCTTGCCAGCCTCTCCTCCTTATCCTTGTCCTCGTCGAGTCCTACAGGCCTGCGCCTTTGACCTGGCTTGGCAACCCCCGCCCCAGCAGGCACCCTCCACCTTGAACACAGCCATACGTAACCGATAAATCCTTTTCCCATCCATCGATGATTAATTAAATCTATAATTGAGCCCTCATATAAATTTGAGGATGGAGGTGCGATATGGCGATGGTTGTGGTGTCGAGGGAGGTCCGCCTGGAGTCTAGGCGTGAGCTCGACATCATAGATGTGTCCGATATGGTTCAGAGGGCCGTTTATGAGTCGGGCCTCGAGAACGGCATCGTGACCATATTCGTATCGGGCTCCACCGGGGCCCTGACCACCATAGAGTACGAGCCGGGCCTCCTGAGGGATCTCCCCGAGGCCCTGGAGAGGATCGCCCCCAGGGACATACCCTACGAGCATGAGAAGAGGTGGCATGACGGGAACGGCCACTCCCACGTGAGGGCGTCCCTGCTGGGTCCAAGCCTCACCGTGCCCTTCATAAACCGCAGGCTCGCATTGGGGACCTGGCAGCAGATAATATTCATCGAGCTCGACGTGAGGCCCCGCTCGAGAAACCTCATCCTCCAAATAATAGGGGAATAACCCATCCAGGGCTTGTTTATTCTCTATTTGTGGGCGTAGTAGAGGTGTATGGATTCCCCGTCTATCCCGTCGACCCGGGCGAACCCGAACCGTACGAGTTGAACCGTCTCGTCCACCCTGGCCTCGAGCAGGGCCCTCTCACCCTTACCCTTGGAGGTGTGGGCGGAGGGCATGGTGACCGCCGCTTCCACGCATTCTTCAGGGTTGACCCATTGGATTATGGGTATGCCCCGCTCCCTAGCCTCTTCATGTCCCCTGCCCTCATAGGAGGCGTATGCTTCGCCGGGGCCGGCTCCCATGTAACGGGCGTTGAGCAGCCCCATCAGCCTGAAATGCTCCGAATCCTCTATGAGGCTTAGGTCGCTCCCCGCTATGAGGAGCCTGATGGATCCGTCGGCTCCAGGCTTCACATGGATGGTCCTGGATCCCATCTCCGGATGGCTCGGATGATAGGGTATCTTAGCCTCCAAGCCTCCGGGCGCACCCTCCACGACCAAGTGTATGGGATCCTCCACGTAGAGGTACCTCTTGGAGGATGGCTCCAGGATCCTCCTGTTGTAGGCGTAGATGTTCTCCCAGCTTATCGTGGCGTCCACGGGTCTAGGCCCTATCTCCATTATGAGCTGCCTCAGGGCTTGGGGGGATATCCCCCTCCTCCTCAAGGCTTTAAGGGTCGCCAGCCTCGGGTCGTCGAACCCTGAAACCTCCCCTGACTCCACTTTCCTGAGGATCGTGGACTTGCTCAGGTCGGCGTCCAACATCCTCAGCCGGCCGTAATGCATGGTCTCAGGATACCTCCATCCGAAGTGATGGTAGAGGTACCTCTGCCTCACCGTGTTGGTGAGGTGCTCCTTACCCCTTATGATGTGGGTCACGGATAGGAGGTGGTCGTCTACGCCGCACGCGAAGTTGTATAGGGGCCACACCCTATACCTTCCCCCAACCCTGGGGTGGGGATGCCTCTCGGGATCTATTATCCTGAGGGCGGGCCAATCCCTCACGGCCGGGTTGGGATGGTTCAGCTCCGTCTTAACCCTCAGGACGGCCTCCCCCTCCCCGAACTCCCCGTTGAGCATGAGATGCCACCTCTCCTCCTGGACGCTCCTCGGGAGGTCCCTGCAGGGGCATGGGAGGCCCCTCGAGACCCTAGACTTGAAGTACTCCCCGTCGCAGGTGCATACGTAGCCTCCCCCGAGGGCTAGGAGCCTAGCCGCATACTCGTAGTATATGGGGATCCTGTCGCTCTGGATGTACTCCTCATCCCACCTGCAGCTGAGCCATTCCAAATCCTCCCTTATGGCCTGGTAGAACTCCAGGGAGGCTTTCTTCAACCTGGGATCCGTATCCTCGAACCTCAGGATGAACCTTCCATCGTACATCCTAGCGTATTCATGGGATAGTATTATGGCCCTGAGGGAGCCCAGGTGGAGCACGCAGTCCGGGTTCGGGGAGAAACGGGTCGTAACCCTCCCGTAGCTGTAGGCGCTGGGGAGCGGCGGCAGCATCCTCTCCCCCTCCCTCTCCCTCCCCCGCGTCTCGGGCTCCCCGGCGCCTAGCAGGTGGGGATACCTCGCCTTGAGCTCCCTCTCCTGCTCCCCGAGGGGTTTAGCGTTCACCTCCTCGATCACACCCTCGACTATCCGGATGAGATCCTTCACCCTATCCCTGAGCGCGGGGTCCTCGGCGAGCAGCTTGGCCAGCACGGGTTTAAGCTCAGCCTTCCCCCCGTGCCGGACCGCGTTGGCCAGAGCGTATCCCCTGACGGCCTCGACTATATCCGGTTCTCCTCCAGGCAAGGAAGCGGCGACCCCCTCCCCTCCTTTCTACGGGATCCATCCAACCATTAATGATAGCAGGGTTATGGATGAGGCTATCAGGGGTATCATTGAGGCCGCTATGAAGCGGCCCGTGGAGTGCATGAAGGATGCCAGCTTGCTGAATAGGGCTAAGCCCAGGGTCTTAACCCTCACCTCCCCCACGCTATAGGAGGCCTCAGCCTCAGCCATGGAGGCTTTCGCCCTCGCCGCCGCATCCAGTATTCTCCGTATCAGGTCCTCATGGGGGATGGCCCCCCCTATGGGATGGTATCCCAGCTCAGACGTGACTATCCCGTTCACGGCGTGGGTGTCCGTGGTCATGGTCTCCACAGGGGTTATACCCTCAAGCGTCAGGGCCTTATGGATCTTCTCCCTCAACCCGCTCGCCATGTTGTTCCCGTCCAGGATCAGGTAGGAGTAGATTTTATCTCGGATCCCTATTAGGAGTATGTATCCCGTGCCGGGGCCTACTCCATGCCTTAACCCGTAATCTTTAAGGTCCACCTCGGCCACCCCGAGCTTGAAGGGGTTCTCCCTCATCCCGCTCGCGCGTCTTATGGCTTCCTCGGCCGCCCCCCTCAGGTTCTCCACGTCCCCTCCGTTGAGCACAGCCACCCTGCTTATGGAGTTGTGGGCATCCACCAGGGCGGCGTGCCGGAAGAACCTTTCAGAGTAGGCGAGGATCTCCTCCTCCAGCTCGGGTGGTATATCCTCCGAGTCTCCGGGTGCCAAGGTTAAGGTCACCAGGGCGCATCCATGGAAGACCTGGCATCTGGATGAGGCATTGGCCTTCGCCGCCTCAACGGGCTCCGTCACACCCCCCCAGGAGCCCTCCTCCTCGAGGAGCTCAACCACCTTGGATATCACCTTCTCGTTCTGAGCCTGGGATACCAGGTTCCTCTCGTGGCCTGAGATCCCATGGGGCACCATTATGGGCGCGTTGAACCTCTCCTTCACGGCCTCCTGGATCCTGCATGGGAGGATGCTGCTCCCAATGTTCAGTAGGGGTCCTGGATGGAAGTTGGCCACGGCCACTGCCGCCCTAAGATCGGCGTGGGCTTTATCCCTGAACTTTATGACGGTCACCTTCACCGTGTCCTCCAGGCTGAGCTCCTCGAGGTGCCTCTCCACTATCCGGTTATCCCCCTCGAGCCATTCGAGGAGGAAACCCCTGAATAGCATGGATGGGGATATTGAGAGCTCCCTCCTCCCCTTGGATTCCATGTAAATCCCTATCGAGGAGGCGTAGGCTATGGCTAAGGCTGCGGCGGCGAGGAGGACTTGGAGGACCTCCCGGATCGGCGCCCCAGCCACCACATGGGCCGCTGAGAGATACGATCCAGGCTCGATGAAGGACGCGGCGAACTTCCTCCAAGGGCTCTGGGAGGATATGGAGGTGACCGCCAGCGTCCTTATAGGGGTTATCAGGAGCGCCGCCGCGTAGAGGGGATACGATGGGAACCTGAAGGAGCTGTGAAGCCTCCCCAGGACTCCCCCCAGGAAGCCCGTGACAGCCCATAATATGGATGAGAAGAGGGCTAAGGCTAGGCTCCTCCTCAAGTTCAGGATGGGATCCCTCCCGATAATCTTTGAGGCCGCTAACCCCGCCCCTATCAAGGGCAGGAACACCCCCGAGAACCCGTAGAAAACCCCTTTGAAAAGGCTGGCTGGATCGAAACTGTAGGCTAGGAAGGAGGAGGCTCCTCCCAGGAGGGATACAGCTAAGACCTCCCCTACTATGCGCTTATGGGAGGGGAACCTGAACCTCCTCAGGAGGTCGTAGTAGGGCTTGGTCCCCTTAACGTTCAGGTAGTTCTCGGCTTCGCTCACCTGCTCTACCTCTTCATCCCAGCCTATCTCAAGAGGGAATATGCGACTTTGAGGGCTAGGGTGGGGTGCCTCATAAGCTTCTTAGCCACTCCCTCCAGGTTCTCCCCGTTCGCCAAGTTCACTACATCCCTACCGTTGACGAGGGATGCCAGGGTGTTCAAGTCTTCATCGCTCAGGTTCTCTATGACCCTTAGAGCCTTCAGGCTCCTCTCGATCCTCCTCCCGTAGATCCGATGATACTCTAATGGGTATCTTTGAAGTGGCTCCTCCGCCTCCCCGCCCAGCTCCCCTAGTGACTTGGAGACCGCCTCGGCCGCGAGCTTCCCGGCGACTATGCTCGTGTGGATCCCAGCCCCCGTCAAAGGTATGACCTGGCCTGCGGATTCGCCGCATAGGAGTACGGAATCCCCCACTATCCTATCCAATTGTCCACTTATGACGACGGGGGCTCCCCCCACCTTCACTATCTCGGCGGACCTAAACTTTTCGGAGTGATCCCCTATGAACCTGTCCAGATAAGTCTTCGGGGAGCCTCCCCTGACGCCTATCCCCACGTTGGCCACGCCTCCCCCCCTCGGGAATATCCAGGCGTATCCCCCGGGGGCCACCCTACGCCCCACGTAGAACTCCATGACGTGTTCATCCTCCAATTCACAGCCAGTCATAACGTATTGGATGCATGAGATCATCTCCATCCTTGAAGGCTTGAAGAACCCTCTCCTAACGGCTGAGGCGTATCCATCGCAGCCCAACAGGAACCTGCACTCCACAGCCTCAAATCCTCCAGGTCTCCCCATATCCTTCACCGCGACTTTGAAGCGCGACCCCATCCTTGAAGCCCCCTCCACGTTCCAGCCCAATTCGATCCTCGCACCCTCCGCCTCAGCCCTCTCCCCTAAGGCTTGGAGGAACCCTGGCTTATCGAGGATGTATCCAACCCCCATGAACTCGGAGCCTCTCTCTATAGTTATAGGGTTGGCCTCATCCGGAGGGTAGACGAGGGCCCCCTTAATCTCGTTCCTGACGAACCTGGGTGAGGGCTCGAGGCCAGCGTCCCTTAAAGCTCCCTCTGATACGGCTTCGCCGCAGGGCTTCCTCCCGAAGGCCGTGTCCCTCTCAAAGACCGCCACGTCCAGGCCCTTCTCAGCCAACACCCTGGCGGCCGTAAGCCCTGCGGGGCCGCCGCCCACCACGACTGCATCATAATACTCCATTTCCCACCCGCACCTTAAGCCCCTTCACCGGAGACGGAAATATAGAAACGTCTATTAAGCATATATTAATTAAGCGTATCCGCCCTCCCCCATTATGGCCGGGTGAACCCCATGGGTACGGATAGGATCAGGGGCAGCCTCAGGCTTATAAGGCCTGTGAACTCCGCGATGATGGGCTTAGCCGTCGCGATAGGCGTTTTCATGGCCTCCAAAGGGGCTGCCCCATGGACGAGCTACATCCTAGGGTTCTCCGTCGGCTTCCTCTTAACCGCGGGCACCATGTGCATAAACGACTACTACGACAGGGGGATAGACGCGGTGAACGCCCCTGGGAGACCTATACCATCAGGCCAGGTAACCCCCGGATACTCCCTGGGGCTGGGGGTGCTCCTCGCAGCCTCAGGCTTAGCCGTCTCGGCCCTGATAAACATCCCCGCCCTTATGATAGCCGCCGCATCCGTGGCCCTGATGGCCTATTACAACGTCCATGGGAAGCGCACCGGCCTCCCGGGAAACCTCATTGTGAGCATATGTGTGAGCCTCCCCTTCCTATTCGGGGGCGCTGTCTCCAACAGGATATCAGGGGTTTTAACCGTCTTCTCCCTCATGGCCTTCCTGGCGAACACCGGCCGCGAGGTGGCTAAGGGGATAG includes:
- a CDS encoding M23 family metallopeptidase, which gives rise to MDIAADKKFRHMCTSAAEVRQISKGYDVVARDKPQKFDVGLMEGYLTLPFSSRTVETRHRSYVDVDMRRGVVKDWMGIQASFQTYDNHLGTDFFLRQNTEILSAASGKVVESKYDNDDGHRITIQHFDQRLTIYCHLNSRKVEEGTKLKRGDMIGLSGNTGKLTGPYAHLHFQFGGFGKSRIDPYRDITDPSSLSWWTKDNDPQYPD
- a CDS encoding secondary thiamine-phosphate synthase enzyme YjbQ, which codes for MVVVSREVRLESRRELDIIDVSDMVQRAVYESGLENGIVTIFVSGSTGALTTIEYEPGLLRDLPEALERIAPRDIPYEHEKRWHDGNGHSHVRASLLGPSLTVPFINRRLALGTWQQIIFIELDVRPRSRNLILQIIGE
- a CDS encoding glutamate--tRNA ligase, yielding MVEAVRGYALANAVRHGGKAELKPVLAKLLAEDPALRDRVKDLIRIVEGVIEEVNAKPLGEQERELKARYPHLLGAGEPETRGREREGERMLPPLPSAYSYGRVTTRFSPNPDCVLHLGSLRAIILSHEYARMYDGRFILRFEDTDPRLKKASLEFYQAIREDLEWLSCRWDEEYIQSDRIPIYYEYAARLLALGGGYVCTCDGEYFKSRVSRGLPCPCRDLPRSVQEERWHLMLNGEFGEGEAVLRVKTELNHPNPAVRDWPALRIIDPERHPHPRVGGRYRVWPLYNFACGVDDHLLSVTHIIRGKEHLTNTVRQRYLYHHFGWRYPETMHYGRLRMLDADLSKSTILRKVESGEVSGFDDPRLATLKALRRRGISPQALRQLIMEIGPRPVDATISWENIYAYNRRILEPSSKRYLYVEDPIHLVVEGAPGGLEAKIPYHPSHPEMGSRTIHVKPGADGSIRLLIAGSDLSLIEDSEHFRLMGLLNARYMGAGPGEAYASYEGRGHEEARERGIPIIQWVNPEECVEAAVTMPSAHTSKGKGERALLEARVDETVQLVRFGFARVDGIDGESIHLYYAHK
- a CDS encoding DUF2070 family protein, which produces MSEAENYLNVKGTKPYYDLLRRFRFPSHKRIVGEVLAVSLLGGASSFLAYSFDPASLFKGVFYGFSGVFLPLIGAGLAASKIIGRDPILNLRRSLALALFSSILWAVTGFLGGVLGRLHSSFRFPSYPLYAAALLITPIRTLAVTSISSQSPWRKFAASFIEPGSYLSAAHVVAGAPIREVLQVLLAAAALAIAYASSIGIYMESKGRRELSISPSMLFRGFLLEWLEGDNRIVERHLEELSLEDTVKVTVIKFRDKAHADLRAAVAVANFHPGPLLNIGSSILPCRIQEAVKERFNAPIMVPHGISGHERNLVSQAQNEKVISKVVELLEEEGSWGGVTEPVEAAKANASSRCQVFHGCALVTLTLAPGDSEDIPPELEEEILAYSERFFRHAALVDAHNSISRVAVLNGGDVENLRGAAEEAIRRASGMRENPFKLGVAEVDLKDYGLRHGVGPGTGYILLIGIRDKIYSYLILDGNNMASGLREKIHKALTLEGITPVETMTTDTHAVNGIVTSELGYHPIGGAIPHEDLIRRILDAAARAKASMAEAEASYSVGEVRVKTLGLALFSKLASFMHSTGRFIAASMIPLIASSITLLSLMVGWIP
- a CDS encoding NAD(P)/FAD-dependent oxidoreductase — encoded protein: MEYYDAVVVGGGPAGLTAARVLAEKGLDVAVFERDTAFGRKPCGEAVSEGALRDAGLEPSPRFVRNEIKGALVYPPDEANPITIERGSEFMGVGYILDKPGFLQALGERAEAEGARIELGWNVEGASRMGSRFKVAVKDMGRPGGFEAVECRFLLGCDGYASAVRRGFFKPSRMEMISCIQYVMTGCELEDEHVMEFYVGRRVAPGGYAWIFPRGGGVANVGIGVRGGSPKTYLDRFIGDHSEKFRSAEIVKVGGAPVVISGQLDRIVGDSVLLCGESAGQVIPLTGAGIHTSIVAGKLAAEAVSKSLGELGGEAEEPLQRYPLEYHRIYGRRIERSLKALRVIENLSDEDLNTLASLVNGRDVVNLANGENLEGVAKKLMRHPTLALKVAYSLLR
- a CDS encoding geranylgeranylglycerol-phosphate geranylgeranyltransferase; protein product: MGTDRIRGSLRLIRPVNSAMMGLAVAIGVFMASKGAAPWTSYILGFSVGFLLTAGTMCINDYYDRGIDAVNAPGRPIPSGQVTPGYSLGLGVLLAASGLAVSALINIPALMIAAASVALMAYYNVHGKRTGLPGNLIVSICVSLPFLFGGAVSNRISGVLTVFSLMAFLANTGREVAKGIADVEGDRGGGVKTLAVERGSRFAGRVAALFYLAAVALSPIPLAMGWLSPMYGLTVSVADLGFLHSSMRLFRGVSPRDAWSVKSQSLIWMALGLASFLIGGL